GGCACAAAGCCGTATCAGAAATTTTTTCAAGAAGCCGAATATGTAGGAATGGATTATGCACATGGAATTAATTCGGCAAATCCAGTTGCTGATGTTTTCTATGATGGAAAGAATTTTCCATTTAAGGCAAATACCTTTGATTATTTTTTAGCAACAGAAGTTCTGGAACACGTTTTTAATCCAGATGAGTTCATTCTTGAAATCAAACGAGTCCTTAAAAAAGGAGGAATAGGCATTGTTACTGTTCCATTTGTTTGGGATGAACATGAAGTTCCATATGATTTTGCAAGATATTCGTCGTTTGGTGTTAAGGCATTATTGGAGCGAAATGGTTTTCAAATTCTAGAACAACATAAAACGGGAAACTTTGTTTTAACTCTTGGGCAAATGTTTTGTACTTATTTATATTATTATTTTTCCAGGAAGCGCTCAATCTATAGATTAAGTTTGCCTTTGGTGTTTGCTCCGATTCAGTTAATGACAATCTTTTTGTCTAAACTGCTTCCATCTAACAATGGATTTTACTTAGACAATATTCTTTTGGTGAAGAAAAAATAAACTTTGTTATGGATGAACTCATTGTAAAGAACTCAGGTTATGTTCGGCTGAAGCAGTTTGTTGATCAAAGAGAGGGGAGTCTAACTGTTGCCGAATCTAATCGAGACATTCCTTTCGAGATCAAGAGGACGTATTATATCATTCAAAAAAATGCTTCTGATGTCACTCGCGGAAATCACGCACATAAAGAAACAGTTCAGGTAATTTTTTGCCTAAGTGGCAGCTTTGTTTTACATCTAGACGATGGGAAAAATACACAAAAAATTTTGATGAATGAAAGTAATCTTGGTGTCATACTAGGAAAAGAGTTGTGGCATTCCATGGAATCAATTTCCTCCGATTGCATTATGTTGGTATATGCTTCTGACTATTTTGATGAAGATGATTATCTCCGTAAGTACGATGAATTTTTGAAATACATTGCTGAAGAAAGAAATGATTGAATATGAAAATTTAAAACTCTTAAATGCTCCTTTCCAGGAGGAGATTGATGAAGCTGTGTTACGTGTTTCACAGAGTGGTTGGTTTATACTTGGAAATGAATTGGAAAAGTTCGAGGCAGAGTTTGCAGCTTTTAATGGTAACAAGTATTGTATCGGCGTTGCCTCTGGATTAGATGCTTTGATATTAAGTCTTAAATATTATAATTTCCCAGAGGGGATGGAGGTAATTGTTCCCTCTAATACTTATATTGCGACTATTTTATCTATCATACAAAACGGACTAAAGCCTGTTTTAGTGGAACCTTCGATTGATACTTATAATATTGATCCTGTAAAAATAAAAGAAAAGATAACTAGGGATACTTGTGCAGTGATGGTGGTACATCTTTATGGTCGGCCCTGTGATATGGAGCCGATTGTAGAAATTTGTAACGTGAATAATCTAGTTTTAATTGAAGATTGTGCGCAAGCACATGGTGCAAAATATAACCAAAAGAATGTTGGTACATTTGGTCATGTAAATGCTTTTAGTTTTTATCCCACAAAGAACTTAGGAGCATTTGGAGATGCAGGTGCTGTTGTAACGGATGATCCGGATATCGCTGATAAAATACGAAAACTCCGAAACTATGGTTCTTCGGTAAAATACTATAATGAATTTGTCGGAATGAATTCACGACTTGATGAAATACAAGCAGCTATTCTTTCGGTAAAGTTAAAATATCTTTCCAAAATCAATCAGCATAAAAAAGAACTTTTCCAGGTTTACGAAACTGGTTTAGCGAACAGGTTTATCAAACCACTACCTGATGATCATAAAATCTATCAGGTCCACCATATTTATCCAATTAGGTCTTTTCATCGCGAAAAGTTGAAAAGTTATCTGTTGGATAACGGAATCAAAACAGAAATTCACTATCCAGTGCCACCTCATAAACAGAGAGCTTTAAATGATTATAAAATAGGCGATTGGGGCAGGGTAGTTGGTTCTTATCCAATTGCAGAAGAAATTCATGAAACGGAACTAAGTTTGCCAATTTCTTTTATTCATTCAAAACCTGAAATAGAACGAGTTGTTGAAGTTTTAAATAGGTGGCAAAACTAATTAATGTCTATTAATTATTATTGTACATTATTTGATTCGAACTATTTACTTCGTGGAGTTTCAATGCTTCAATCCTTGGCTGAAAAGGATCCTTCAGCAAAGGTTTTTGTGTTTCCTTTTGACAATGAATGTTATGGATCTCTCCAAAAATTGAATTTAGATTTTGTTCAATTGATTTCTTTAGCAGAATTTGAGTCCCCCGAGTTACTTCGCGTAAAAAATGAAAGAACAAAAGGAGAATACTGCTGGACCTGCACTCCTTGGATCATTCGTTTTTGTATTGATCAGTTTCGGTTAGAGCATTGCACATATGTCGATGCAGATCTATTCTTTTTCTCTAATCCTCAAGTTTTATTGGATGAGGCAAAGAATTCTTCTGTACTCATCACTGAGCATCGTTACTCTCCTGAATATGATCAGTCTGCTACGGCAGGAATCTATTGTGTTCAGTTCGTTTTCTTTCGAAATGACGCCGATGGGATTCGGATATTACATTGGTGGGCGGACCGATGTCTTGAATGGTGTTATTCTCGTTTTGAAGATGGAAAGTTTGGAGACCAGAAATATTTAGACCATTGGGCTACGGAATTCAATCGAGTCCACATATTAAAACATCTTGGAGGTGGCGTTGCACCTTGGAATGTTCAGCAGTATGAATTTGTTTCGGATAACCATGAAATTATTTTGAAAGAGAAAAGATCAATTCAGCTATTTTCGGTCATATTTTATCATTTTCATGACGTTAAAATTGTTGAGAATCGACTTAGATTTTTTTCAAATTTTTACACTATCCATGAAGATATTTATTCATCTATCTATAATAAATATTCGGAATTTCTAAATAAGAATTTTCACCAACTTCAAACTAGACAGATTCAATCGGAGACTGTTAATCCAATTCTAAAAGATCTTGCTAATTCTTTAAATAACTATAAAGCAATTAAGTCTGGTTCCATTTCCGAAACTTATATATATATAACAAGGAATGGAGATGAAAGTTTGCAGACAATGCATAAGTTCCATTTTCCTTGCTCCACTGAATTTCAAGATTTTTCTTTTTCAGTTTCGTTAAATGAATATAGCAAAGACGGTAAAAATATTTCCGGCATTACCATAGTTCCTTCCAGAGGTAATTCCATAGAATTTTTTCTTCAATCTGTTTTTATCATTGGTTTGAGTTCAAATAATGAAAAAGTTGAATTCTATTTAGATGAAAGAAAGATAAAGAAATTAACAAAAGGAAATTGGCAGAAAAGGAAAGGAAGTTTATTTTCTTTTTATTCTGCCAATGGATTCCTTAATTTGCCAGTAAGTTTGAGGGCAATTATGAATATACAATTTAATGGCCGTTGGAGACTGATAAGTCAGATCGAATCCGCTATCGAAATTTCGAAGTTAAGTTTTTCAAAGCGAATTCTAAAGAGATTAGGATTGTAGGTTTTCATGATTCTATTTGATTTTCAAACTTTTTTAAATCAAAAATATGGTGGGATTTCTCGTTTGTTTGTCGAAGTAATGGATTATCTCGGCAAACATGATAGTGAGTTTGAATTGCCACTGATATCCTCAGAAAATGTAAATTTAATCGGAAAGGATTTCTATAAGCCAAAGTCTAACATAAAGTATGCTTTAGATGTGCCTGAAATTGAAACTTGGCTTTCGGGAAAAAGTTTTTCAGGAAAAACAATTCTTTATTCATTATATAAGTCATACAAGAATCTCAAAAATAAGTTGGTTTTCAGGTTTTTATATAGGAGAAATCAGAAACTAATTACTAACAAACTGTTGGATCAAAAATTAAAAGTTTTTCATCCAACGTATTTTGATAATTACTATTTAGATCAAATTTCGAAAGGTCCGAATAGGTTTGTCATCACAATTTTTGATCTGAT
This genomic stretch from Leptospira meyeri harbors:
- a CDS encoding DegT/DnrJ/EryC1/StrS family aminotransferase, whose amino-acid sequence is MIEYENLKLLNAPFQEEIDEAVLRVSQSGWFILGNELEKFEAEFAAFNGNKYCIGVASGLDALILSLKYYNFPEGMEVIVPSNTYIATILSIIQNGLKPVLVEPSIDTYNIDPVKIKEKITRDTCAVMVVHLYGRPCDMEPIVEICNVNNLVLIEDCAQAHGAKYNQKNVGTFGHVNAFSFYPTKNLGAFGDAGAVVTDDPDIADKIRKLRNYGSSVKYYNEFVGMNSRLDEIQAAILSVKLKYLSKINQHKKELFQVYETGLANRFIKPLPDDHKIYQVHHIYPIRSFHREKLKSYLLDNGIKTEIHYPVPPHKQRALNDYKIGDWGRVVGSYPIAEEIHETELSLPISFIHSKPEIERVVEVLNRWQN
- a CDS encoding sugar 3,4-ketoisomerase; this encodes MDELIVKNSGYVRLKQFVDQREGSLTVAESNRDIPFEIKRTYYIIQKNASDVTRGNHAHKETVQVIFCLSGSFVLHLDDGKNTQKILMNESNLGVILGKELWHSMESISSDCIMLVYASDYFDEDDYLRKYDEFLKYIAEERND
- a CDS encoding class I SAM-dependent methyltransferase; translation: MNRDFLPNFKYIFLNPFFITRRFLFLNIQKLSVHIKKGKLLDIGCGTKPYQKFFQEAEYVGMDYAHGINSANPVADVFYDGKNFPFKANTFDYFLATEVLEHVFNPDEFILEIKRVLKKGGIGIVTVPFVWDEHEVPYDFARYSSFGVKALLERNGFQILEQHKTGNFVLTLGQMFCTYLYYYFSRKRSIYRLSLPLVFAPIQLMTIFLSKLLPSNNGFYLDNILLVKKK